From a region of the Corvus moneduloides isolate bCorMon1 chromosome 27, bCorMon1.pri, whole genome shotgun sequence genome:
- the ANK1 gene encoding ankyrin-1 isoform X8, giving the protein MAQAAKQLKKIKDIEAQALQEQKEKEESNRKRRNRSRDRKKKRGHAPTTVDPLPSCCKQGSPEGMLEQESAVQADAATSFLRAARSGNLDKALDHLRNGVDINTCNQNGLNALHLASKEGHVKMVVELLHKEIVLETTTKKGNTALHIAALAGQQDVVRELVNYGANVNAQSQKGFTPLYMAAQENHLEVVKFLLENGANQNVATEDGFTPLAVALQQGHENVVAHLINYGTKGKVRLPALHIAARNDDTRTAAVLLQNDPNADVLSKTGFTPLHIAAHYENLSVAQLLLNRGASVNFTPQNGITPLHIASRRGNIIMVRLLLDRGAQIETRTKDELTPLHCAARNGHVRIAEILLDHGAPIQAKTKNGLSPIHMAAQGDHLDCVRLLLQYSAEIDDITLDHLTPLHVAAHCGHHRVAKLLVEKGAKPNSRALNGFTPLHIACKKNHIRVMELLLKTGASIDAVTESGLTPLHVAAFMGHLPIVKTLLQRGASPNVSNVKVETPLHMAARAGHTDVAKYLLQNKAKANAKAKDDQTPLHCAARIGHTGMVKLLLENNANPNLATTAGHTPLHITAREGHMDTALALLEKGASQTCMTKKGFTPLHVAAKYGKVDVAELLLAHDAHPNAAGKNGLTPLHVAVHHNNLEIVKLLLPKGSSPHNSAWNGYTPLHIAAKQNQMEVASSLLQYGASANAESMQGVTPLHLASQEGHADMVALLFSKQANGNLGNKSGLTPLHLVAQEGHVLVADVLVKHGVTVDAMTRMGYTPLHVASHYGNIKLVKFLLQHQADVNAKTKLGYTPLHQAAQQGHTDVVTLLLKHGASPNEISTNGTTPLAIAKRLGYISVTDVLKIVTEETDIPSVGDKHRMSFPETVDEILDVSEDEEEELIAPKPKTPDLRDQEGKREILEFMTTTTLEQTVESPAVLQVPCIPPETVVTRAEETEQPSKEFDEDSLIPSSPATETSDNISPVASPVHTGFLVSFMVDARGGSMRGSRHHGLRVVIPPRACAAPTRITCRLVKPQKLPAPPPLAEEEGLGSRIIALGPAGAQFLSPVIVEIPHFASYGRGDRELVVLRSENGSVWKEHRNRYEESYMDQLLNGMDEELESQEELDKKRVCRIITTDFPLYFVVMSRICQDCDMIGPEGGCLKSTLVPMVQATFPDTAVTKRVRLALQAQPVPDELVTKLLGNQATFSPIVTVEPRRRKFHRPIGLRIPLPPSWKDNPRDSGEGDTTSLRLLCSVIGGTAQAQWEDITGTTKLVYENECANFTTNVSARFWLADCPRTAEAVHFATMLYKELTAVPYMAKFVVFAKMNDAREGRLRCYCMTDDKVDKTLEQHENFTEVARSRDIEVVEGMPLHVELSGNLVPVKKATQPRTFLFQSFRENRLVIPIKVRDSSREASGSLSFLRKAMKYEDLQHVLCHLNISIPPCTKGSGSDERRRTLTPLSLRERYSILSETSFGSLSSTDKADQKMVDIAEQLGLSWAELARELQFGVDDINRIRVENPNSLLEQSIALLNLWASREGKNVKMENLYTALRNIDRGEIVNMLEGSGRQSRSLKGSWRYTDRDYSLSPSQMNVLPGYASLQDELLSPASLHYTLPSPLRADQYWNEVAIMDAIPMAATEQDALMEMSDMQVWSSGLTPSLVTAEDSSLECSKAEDSDATSEGRFPGQLLADAHGPDHMGSMDLVEDDTVDSDAMNGLIDLLEQEEGQRPEGKMPSGDHQPGTGEQDPESEVSFVSVQQKVQARIMTSPTFSHAVEKSADRLRDWNAEGSFISCLQDLTPGSWQEGVTRRLLPTHTTASGAQGQEQEQVLMPAMELMRISSAEDSDWQPQHPAGGWQEEADSRFFGQGNEALHLPGEQVTEEQFTDDQGNIITKKIIRKVVRQLGPGDMGDRQEQEELILEGSLQEPQDLEAEDDHFMKYSILHRDGLGAKEEVRVRVPKPEVSGGRMGAQIVKRASLKRGKQ; this is encoded by the exons AGAGGGCATGCACCAACCACTGTGGACCCCTTGCCTTCTTGCTGCAAGCAAGGATCTCCTGAagggatgctggagcaggagtCTGCTGTGCAG GCCGATGCTGCAACCAGTTTCTTGAGAGCTGCAAGATCTGGGAATCTGGACAAAGCCTTGGATCACCTCAGGAATGGGGTAGATATTAACACCTGTAACCAG AACGGGCTGAACGCCTTGCACCTGGCCTCCAAGGAGGGCCATGTGAAAATggtggtggagctgctgcacaagGAGATAGTTTTGGAGACAACGACCAAG AAGggaaacacagccctgcacatTGCTGCCTTGGCTGGACAACAGGACGTGGTCCGGGAGCTGGTGAACTATGGGGCCAACGTCAATGCACAGTCCCAG AAAGGCTTCACACCTCTCTACATGGCAGCGCAGGAGAACCACCTCGAAGTTGTGAAGTTCTTGCTGGAAAATGGAGCCAACCAGAATGTAGCCACAGAG GATGGCTTCACTCCACTAGCTGTGGCTCTCCAGCAAGGACATGAGAATGTGGTTGCTCACCTTATCAACTATGGGACAAAGGGTAAGGTCCGTCTGCCTGCCCTGCACATTGCAGCCCGCAATGATGACACTCGCACAGCAGCCGTGCTGCTGCAGAATGACCCCAATGCTGATGTCCTCTCCAAG ACTGGATTCACCCCTTTGCACATTGCAGCCCACTATGAGAATCTCAGTGTGGCCCAGTTACTGCTGAACCGTGGAGCCAGTGTCAACTTCACACCCCAG AATGGGATCACTCCCCTGCACATAGCTTCCCGCCGGGGCAACATCATCATGGTACGGCTGCTGCTGGACCGCGGAGCCCAGATAGAGACAAGGACCAAG GATGAGCTGACCCCTCTCCATTGTGCAGCGCGCAATGGACACGTGAGAATTGCAGAGATCCTTCTGGACCATGGGGCTCCCATTCAAGCCAAAACCAAG AACGGCTTGTCGCCGATCCACATGGCGGCACAGGGTGACCACCTGGACTGCGTACGCCTGCTCCTGCAGTACAGCGCTGAGATCGATGACATCACCCTGGACCACCTAACGCCACTGCATGTGGCTGCACACTGTGGACACCACCGGGTGGCCAAGCTGCTGGTGGAGAAGGGGGCCAAGCCCAACTCCCGAGCCTTG AATGGCTTCACGCCCCTCCATATTGCCTGCAAGAAAAACCACATCCGTGTGATGGAGCTGCTGTTGAAGACAGGTGCCTCCATTGATGCTGTCACAGAG TCTGGCCTGACGCCCCTGCACGTGGCTGCCTTCATGGGGCATCTGCCCATCGTCAAGACTCTGCTGCAGCGTGGAGCCTCTCCTAATGTGTCCAACGTG AAAGTGGAGACGCCCCTACACatggcagccagagctgggcacacaGATGTGGCAAAGTACCTGCTGCAGAACAAAGCCAAAGCCAATGCTAAGGCCAAG GATGACCAGACTCCTCTGCACTGTGCTGCACGCATCGGCCACACTGGCATGGTCAAACTCCTTTTGGAGAACAACGCCAACCCCAACCTGGCCACCACAGCAGGGCACACGCCCCTGCACATCACTGCCAGAGAGGGGCACAtggacacagccctggccctgctggagaAGGGAGCCTCACAGACCTGCATGACCAAG AAAGGATTTACCCCTCTCCACGTTGCAGCCAAGTATGGGAAGGTGGATGTGGCAGAGTTGCTGTTGGCACATGACGCTCACCCCAatgcagcagggaag AATGGCCTGACTCCACTGCATGTGGCTGTGCACCACAACAACCTGGAGATTGtcaagctgctgcttcccaagggGAGCTCCCCACACAACTCGGCCTGG AACGGGTACACCCCCCTGCACATCGCTGCCAAGCAAAACCAGATGGAGGTGGCCAGCAGCCTGCTGCAGTATGGGGCTTCTGCAAATGCTGAGTCTATGCAGGGAGTCACTCCCCTGCACCTGGCTTCCCAGGAGGGGCATGCAGACATGGTGGCACTGCTTTTCTCCAAACAAGCCAATGGCAACCTAGGCAACAAG AGTGGCCTGACTCCTCTCCATCTTGTGGCCCAAGAGGGGCATGTGCTGGTTGCTGATGTTCTAGTGAAACATGGAGTCACGGTGGATGCAATGACCAGG ATGGGCTATACCCCGCTGCATGTGGCCAGCCATTATGGGAACATCAAGCTGGTGAAGTTTTTGCTGCAGCACCAAGCTGATGTCAATGCCAAGACTAAG CTGGGCTACACCCCCCTGCATCAAGCGGCACAGCAGGGCCACACAGATGTGGTGACACTGCTGCTGAAGCACGGTGCGTCTCCCAACGAGATCAGCACA AATGGAACCACTCCCCTGGCCATTGCAAAGCGGCTCGGCTACATTTCTGTCACAGACGTGCTCAAGATTGTCACAGAGGAAACCGACATCCCG tCAGTTGGTGACAAGCACCGCATGAGCTTCCCAGAGACTGTAGATGAGATTCTGGACGTATCAGAGGATGAAG AGGAAGAGCTGATTGCACCAAAGCCCAAGACACCTGATCTCAGAGACCAGGAAGGCAAAAGGGAAATACTGGAGTTCATGACCACAACGACACTGGAGCAAAC GGTGGAGTCTCCAGCTGTCCTGCAGGTCCCCTGCATCCCACCTGAAACTGTGGTGACCAGAGCTGAGGAGACTGAGCAG CCCTCCAAGGAGTTCGACGAGGACTCCCTGatccccagcagccctgccacTGAGACCTCAGATAACATCAGCCCAGTGGCCAGCCCCGTGCACACAGG GTTCCTGGTGAGCTTCATGGTGGATGCCCGTGGTGGCTCCATGCGGGGCAGCCGGCACCATGGTCTGCGTGTGGTCATCCCGCCCCGTGCCTGTGCTGCACCGACCCGCATTACCTGCCGCCTGGTGAAGCCCCAAAAGCTACCTGCACCCCCACCACTGGCTGAGGAGGAGGGTCTGGGCAGTCGGATCATTGCTCTGGGGCCTGCTGGTGCCCAGTtcctcag CCCTGTCATTGTGGAGATTCCACACTTTGCCTCGTATGGACGTGGAGACCGTGAGCTGGTAGTGCTGCGCAGCGAGAACGGCTCTGTCTGGAAGGAGCACCGCAACCGCTATGAGGAGAGCTACATGGACCAGCTGCTCAATGGCATGGACGAGG agctggagagccaggaggagctggataAGAAGAGGGTCTGCCGCATCATCACCACCGACTTCCCTCTCTACTTTGTGGTCATGTCCCGGATTTGCCAGGACTGTGACATGATTGGCCCTGAGGGAGGCTGTTTGAAAAGCACACTGGTGCCCATGGTACAGGCCACCTTTCCAGACACTGCTGTCACCAAGAGAGTGAGGCTGGCCCTGCAG gcacagcctgtgcctgaTGAGTTGGTGACTAAGCTGCTGGGGAACCAAGCGACCTTCAGCCCCATTGTCACAGTGGAGCCACGACGGAGGAAGTTCCACCGCCCTATTGGCCTCCGTATCCCACTGCCACCATCCTGGAAGGACAATCCCCGAGACAGTGGTGAGGGTGACACCACCAGCCTACGTCTGCTCTGCAGTGTGATCG GAGGGACAGCCCAAGCCCAGTGGGAAGACATAACAGGCACCACAAAGCTGGTCTATGAAAATGAGTGTGCTAACTTTACCACCAATGTGTCTGCCAG GTTCTGGCTGGCCGACTGCCCACGCACAGCTGAGGCTGTGCACTTTGCCACGATGCTGTACAAGGAGCTGACAGCCGTGCCCTACATGGCCAAATTCGTGGTGTTTGCCAAGATGAATGATGCACGAGAAGGCCGGCTGCGCTGCTACTGCATGACTGATGACAAGGTTGACAAGACTTTAGAGCAGCATGAGAACTTCACAGAGGTGGCCCGCAGCAGGGACATTGAG GTGGTAGAGGGGATGCCTTTGCACGTTGAACTCTCAGGGAACCTGGTGCCTGTCAAGAAGGCCACTCAGCCCCGCACCTTCCTCTTCCAGTCCTTCCGGGAGAATCGTCTTGTCATCCCCATCAAG GTCCGGGACAGCAGCCGGGAAGCCAGTGGCTCCCTGTCTTTCTTGCGTAAGGCCATGAAATACGAGGACCTCCAGCATGTGCTCTGCCACCTGAACATCAGCATACCACCCTGCACCAAG GGAAGTGGCAGTGATGAGCGAAGGAGGACACTGACGCCATTGTCTCTGCGGGAGCGATACAGCATTCTAAGTGAGACCAGTTTTG gctctctgagcagcacagacaaGGCAGACCAGAAGATGGTTGACATAGCAGAACAGCTGGGCCTCAGCTGGGCCG AGCTGGCACGTGAGCTGCAATTTGGGGTGGATGACATCAACAGGATACGTGTGGAGAACCCCAATTCCCTTCTGGAGCAGAGCATAGCCTTACTCAACCTCTGGGCCAGCCGTGAGGGCAAGAATGTCAAGA TGGAGAACCTGTACACTGCACTGAGGAACATTGACCGCGGCGAGATTGTCAACATGCTGGAGGGCTCTGGTCGGCAGAGCCGCAGCCTGAAGGGAAGTTGGCGCTACACGGACAGAGACTACTCTCTCTCACCATCCCAGATGAATG TGCTGCCAG GTTACGCTTCACTGCAGGACgagctgctgtcccctgcctcCCTGCATTACACACTGCCATCCCCGCTGCGTGCCGACCAGTACTGGAATGAGGTGGCCATCATGGATGCTATCCCCATGGCTGCCACTGAGCAGGATGCCCTGATGGAGATGTCCGACATGCAGGTGTGGTCCTCGGGGCTCACCCCCTCGCTGGTGACTGCTGAGGACTCCTCTCTGGAGTGCAGCAAGGCTGAGGACTCCGATGCCACAAGCGAAGGCCGGTTCCCAGGGCAACTTCTAGCAGATGCTCATGGCCCAGACCACATGGGCTCTATGGACCTGGTTGAGGATGACACAGTGGACTCAGATGCCATGAATGGCCTGATTGACCTTCtagagcaggaggaggggcagaggcCAGAGGGGAAGATGCCATCTGGTGATCATCAACCAGGGACTGGGGAGCAGGACCCGGAGAGTGAAGTCTCTTTTGTTTCAGTTCAGCAGAAGGTGCAAGCCAGGATCATGACATCACCTACCTTTAGCCATGCTGTGGAGAAGAGTGCAGACAG GCTGAGGGACTGGAATGCAGAAGGCTCCTTTATCTCCTGCCTACAGGACCTGACACCGGGCTCCTGGCAGGAGGGAGTCACCCGAAGGCTGCTCCCAACGCACACCACAGCCTCCggggcacagggccaggagcaaGAGCAGGTCCTGATGCCAGCCATGGAGCTGATGCGgatcagctctgcagaggacaGCGACTGGCAGCCTCAGCACCCCGCAGGCGGCTGGCAGGAGGAGGCCGACAGCCGCTTCTTTGGGCAG ggGAATGAAGCCCTTCATCTCCCTGGAGAGCAGGTGACTGAGGAGCAGTTCACAGATGATCAAGGCAATATCATCACCAAGAAG ATTATCCGGAAGGTGGTGCGTCAGCTGGGCCCTGGTGACATGGGTGACAGGCAGGAACAGGAGGAGCTGATTCTGGAGGGCTCCCTACAGGAGCCCCAAGACCTGGAGGCTGAGGATGATCACTTCATGAAATACTCCATCTTGCACCGGGATGGTCTGGGCGCCAAG GAGGAGGTGCGAGTGCGTGTCCCGAAACCAGAGGTCTCTGGGGGCAGGATGGGGGCTCAGATAGTGAAACGAGCCAGCCTGAAAAGGGGGAAGCAGTGA